The genome window CTGATAGTGCCATAAATTTCGATTCTGACCATTTGCCATATTTCATGcgcaattattaatataacaaaatttccAGCCAGtttcgcattttatttatggaatgtataaatgttttattttcccACCACCAATAACAGAGTCTGGCCGCTTGGAATTCGGTGAATTCGTGCAACTGGCTGCCAAATTCATTGTGGAGGAGGATGCCGAGGCCATGCAGAAGGAGCTGCGTGAGGCGTTCCGTTTGTATGACAAACAGGGCAACGGTTTCATTCCCACCACCTGCTTGAAGGAGATCTTGAAGGAGCTCGACGATCAGCTGACCGAACAGGAATTGGACATTATGATTGAGGAAATCGATAGTGACGGTTCCGGTACAGTTGATTTCGATGGTGAGTTTCCCCTCCTCCCTCCCCCATCAGCTTTTCCAtgtatatgtttatgtttgtgttCGGGCGCTTTTCTAGCAGTTTGCTAAAAATCTCCCACACACACCCACTATTTAGACAGATTTCCACCCACGTTTTGTAGTGTTCATAAATTTTGGTTCTTTTTTGTAAACATCAGCTAGAAGATTGCTATATGACATcgctactgctgttgctctgttgATCTTGAGTTCTCGATTTTTTGACAACCTCCCAATCATTTTGGAGCATATCGAAGTCTATTTATAGGACGATCGAGCGCGACACAGAAAAACGAACTCTCCTCTCGATTTTCGTCGTTTCGtggcatacatttttgaaagaaaaaaatat of Drosophila nasuta strain 15112-1781.00 chromosome 3, ASM2355853v1, whole genome shotgun sequence contains these proteins:
- the LOC132789777 gene encoding troponin C, with product MSSVDEDLTPEQIAVLQKAFNSFDHQKTGSIPTEMVADILRLMGQPFDKKILEELIEEVDEDKSGRLEFGEFVQLAAKFIVEEDAEAMQKELREAFRLYDKQGNGFIPTTCLKEILKELDDQLTEQELDIMIEEIDSDGSGTVDFDEFMEMMTGE